In the Acidimicrobiales bacterium genome, ATAACAGTCAATCTACGCTGCCCCGGCCGGCCCGCTCCATGGAGGTCGCTATGCCCCGCAAGACCAGCGCCGCCGCCAAGTGGGAGTCCCTCCGCAAGGCGGCCCTGGCCCTGCCGGGCACATGGGAGGACCACCCCTGGGGCGAGGTGGTGGTCAAAGTCGGAAAGAAGGTCTTCGTGTTCATGGGCCTGCCCGATGCCGACACCGTCCGGGTCACGGTCAAGCTCACCGAGGCTCACGACCACGCCCTCTCGATCCCCGACGCCGCCCCCGCCGGCTACGGGCTCGGCAAGTCGGGCTGGGTCTTCCTGCCGATCACCTCCGTCGAGCAGGACCTCCTC is a window encoding:
- a CDS encoding MmcQ/YjbR family DNA-binding protein translates to MPRKTSAAAKWESLRKAALALPGTWEDHPWGEVVVKVGKKVFVFMGLPDADTVRVTVKLTEAHDHALSIPDAAPAGYGLGKSGWVFLPITSVEQDLLEECLEESYRNVAPKKLIAELDRA